A window of Diospyros lotus cultivar Yz01 chromosome 14, ASM1463336v1, whole genome shotgun sequence contains these coding sequences:
- the LOC127791148 gene encoding phosphatidylcholine:diacylglycerol cholinephosphotransferase 1-like, which yields MDEETLTTKPLKQRRLRKPNGLFDGGDRTRKEADGGRKPMPMGYGSMLETASFVKWRSRDVLGVARHHPIPCVFAAGLLFFMGVEYTLRMIPPSSPPFDLGFVATRPLHRLLAAKPAVNSLLAGLNTVFVGMQTSYILWTWLVEGRPRATISALFMFTFRGILGYSTQLPLPQGFLSSGVDFPVGNVSFFLFYSGHVAASVIASLDMRRMLRWEMARTFDALNALQMVRLLSTRGHYTIDLAVGLGAGVLFDSLAGKYEESKIIRRAEKISKTLFTNAKAK from the exons ATGGACGAAGAAACTCTGACAACAAAACCTCTGAAGCAGAGGCGGCTCCGGAAGCCTAACGGTCTTTTCGACGGCGGAGATCGTACGAGGAAGGAGGCGGACGGCGGGCGGAAGCCGATGCCGATGGGGTACGGGTCGATGCTGGAGACGGCGTCGTTCGTGAAGTGGAGATCTAGGGACGTGTTGGGTGTGGCGCGGCACCATCCGATACCGTGCGTATTCGCGGCCGGGCTGCTGTTCTTCATGGGCGTGGAGTACACGCTCCGCATGATCCCGCCGTCTTCTCCGCCGTTCGATCTGGGTTTCGTGGCCACCCGACCCCTCCACCGGCTCCTCGCCGCCAAGCCCGCCGTGAACAGCCTTCTCGCCGGCCTCAACACT GTATTTGTGGGGATGCAAACGAGTTACATACTGTGGACGTGGTTGGTGGAGGGGCGGCCGAGGGCGACGATATCTGCGCTCTTCATGTTCACTTTCAGAGGGATTCTTGGCTACTCCACCCAGCTTCCTTTGCCTCAG GGGTTCCTGAGCTCCGGCGTGGACTTCCCGGTGGGGAATGTATCGTTTTTCTTGTTCTATTCCGGCCACGTCGCCGCATCGGTGATCGCGTCGCTGGACATGAGAAGAATGCTGAGGTGGGAAATGGCACGAACTTTCGACGCCCTCAATGCCTTGCAAATGGTGAGGCTTCTCAGCACGAGGGGCCACTACACCATCGACTTGGCCGTCGGCCTCGGCGCCGGAGTTCTGTTCGATTCTTTGGCCGGAAAGTATGAAGAAAGCAAGATCATCAGACGGGCTGAAAAGATTTCCAAGACGCTTTTTACTAATGCCAAAGCCAAATGA
- the LOC127789581 gene encoding protein POST-ILLUMINATION CHLOROPHYLL FLUORESCENCE INCREASE, chloroplastic, with protein sequence MAAATSSASVITSSSQTLFAAPSSVSANNLSTTYANSFTGARFPGYLPKKRRSIKIDGKITAAAATSTVPVAANPAKEFKEFSLPTWAEFDLGRAPVYWKTMNGLPPSSGERLRIFYNPAASKLVPNEDFGIAFNGGFNQPIMCGGEPRAMVRKNRGKADPPIYTIQICIPKHAVNLIFSFTNGAEWDGPYRLQVQVHKPWLNRPIGFFNEGLAEELGKEGACDQAIFPDTNIVITRCAMIGNLTVEGGDRCNLDLVPGCTDPSSPFFDPLATVDDGSCPIDSDSEELAY encoded by the exons ATGGCGGCTGCTACGAGTAGTGCGTCGGTCATCACTTCTTCATCCCAAACTCTATTTGCCGCTCCTTCTTCTGTTTCTGCCAACAATCTTTCAACTACATACG CTAATAGTTTCACGGGGGCTCGCTTTCCTGGTTATCTTCCAAAGAAGAGGAGATCCATCAAGATTGATGGAAAGATTACTGCTGCTGCCGCTACTAGTACTGTTCCTGTTGCAGCAAATCCTGCCAAGGAATTCAAAGA GTTTTCACTTCCTACTTGGGCCGAATTTGATCTTGGAAGAGCCCCTGTTTACTGGAAAACTATGAATGGGCTTCCTCCAAGTTCT GGGGAGAGGCTGAGGATTTTCTACAATCCAGCTGCAAGCAAACTTGTTCCAAATGAAGATTTTGGAATTGCTTTTAACG GAGGCTTCAACCAGCCCATAATGTGTGGAGGCGAACCAAGGGCTATGGTCAGGAAAAATAGGGGCAAAGCCGACCCCCCAATATACACAATTCAGATATGCATTCCCAAGCACG CTGTAAATCTGATCTTCTCCTTCACGAATGGAGCTGAGTGGGATGGTCCCTACAGGCTACAGGTTCAAGTTCACAAGCCTTGGCTAAATAGGCCAATTGGCTTCTTTAATGAG GGTCTTGCAGAAGAGTTGGGTAAGGAAGGTGCGTGTGACCAGGCAATATTTCCAGACACAAACATTGTCATCACCAGATGTGCTATGATCGGAAATTTGACTGTGGAAGGA GGTGATCGCTGCAATCTTGATCTGGTACCAGGATGCACGGATCCGAGCTCTCCATTCTTTGACCCGCTTGCTACTGTAGATGATGGGTCATGCCCAATTGACTCAGATTCAGAGGAATTAGCTTATTAA